A stretch of the Rosa rugosa chromosome 5, drRosRugo1.1, whole genome shotgun sequence genome encodes the following:
- the LOC133711879 gene encoding uncharacterized protein LOC133711879 — protein sequence MDQLLCSKTVKRIRDRGRPFGENLSFLICVSSTEALWAALELSGHSCSELSGHSPYLRRLRTVLSSHEGFCSQGFDVTVLENDSLDDVGIQGYWYPYRNIFSLVDELQIKPFTNWTKFAQYSAEGLEVEFPVFRDLPQLPTPLGTLYYSQFVQFPLVDRLTSLPLTAAVIDFGNTDTAWRKYDSIISRELFTQFGCSQMLYQKVLAPLLQVGLFAPAEQCSAAATLGLLSYILAYQKDFDLVLCRGTTREKIFKPWMESMTTKGCKFEKGLSVTDLLFNEETGCISEVVCGKEMYSADAVVLAVGISTLQKLNENSAVLCTREEFVKVSNLATIDVLSIKLWVDRKLV from the exons ATGGACCAGCTCCTCTGCTCGAAGACAGTGAAGAGAATCAGAGATCGAGGTCGACCTTttggagaaaatttgagcttttT GATTTGTGTTTCATCTACCGAAGCTTTGTGGGCTGCATTAGAGCTTTCTGGGCATTCATGTTCTGAGCTTTCTGGGCATTCTCCATATCTG AGGAGGCTTCGAACTGTGTTATCTAGTCATGAAGGTTTCTGTAGCCAGGGCTTTGATGTTACTGTACTTGAAAATGATAGTCTTGATGATGTGGGTATCCAAG GTTATTGGTATCCCTACAGGAATATATTCAGCCTTGTTGATGAGCTACAGATTAAACCCTTCACTAACTGGACTAAGTTTGCGCAATATTCAGCTGAGGGATTGGAG GTTGAATTTCCGGTATTTCGAGACCTTCCTCAGTTGCCGACTCCATTAGGAACCTTGTACTATTCACAG TTTGTTCAGTTTCCGTTGGTTGATAGATTAACTTCACTTCCTTTAACGGCTGCAG TAATCGACTTTGGCAATACTGATACCGCCTGGAGAAAATATGACTCAA TTATTTCAAGGGAGCTCTTTACGCAGTTTGGCTGCTCACAAATGCTTTATCAGAAAGTCCTAGCACCATTGCTTCAAGTGGGTCTGTTTGCACCAGCAGAACAATGTAGTGCTGCTGCTACTCTGGGCTTGCTATCCTACATCCTTGCTTACCAG aaaGATTTTGATCTAGTGTTGTGTCGTGGAACAACTAGGGAAAAGATCTTTAAGCCGTGGATGGAGTCTATGACAACCAAAGGTTGCAAGTTTGAGAAAGGTCTAAGTGTAACAGACCTTTTGTTTAATGAGGAAACTGGCTGTATTTCTGAAGTAGTTTGTGGCAAAGAAATGTATAGTGCTGACGCGGTTGTCCTAGCTGTTGGAATCTCCACGCTTCAGAAACTTAATGAAAATAG TGCAGTGTTGTGTACGAGGGAGGAATTTGTCAAGGTCTCGAACCTGGCTACCATCGATGTACTCTCCATTAAGCTCTGGGTCGATAGGAAG CTTGTCTAA